From the genome of Candidatus Eremiobacteraceae bacterium, one region includes:
- the ffh gene encoding signal recognition particle protein, with protein sequence MFQTLSDRLGAIFQRLRSRGKLTQADVADVLREVRIALLEADVNLKVVKDFIASIRERAVGAEVLESLTPAQSVIKIVRDGLVELMGGETATVRFAPSGPTPMMLVGLQGSGKTTHAAKLALLFKEQGRRPLLVACDIYRPAAIHQLQVLGEQIGVPVFSQPGKPPHIAAAAVDEARKTGYGAVIIDTAGRLQIDEPLMDELCAIAADVKPLETLLVVDAMTGQEAVNVAKAFDERIALTGTILTKLDGDSRGGAALSIRAVTGKPVKFAGIGEKVTAIEPFHPDRLASRILGMGDMLTLIERTQSVFSEGQAKELAGKIRRHDLTLQDFLEQLRQVRRMGPLGDLLKMVPGMGKLAAGAKIDEREATRIEAIICSMTPRERAEPRVLNASRRKRIAAGSGTQVQDVNRLIKQFEQSRKLMKRFAHKI encoded by the coding sequence ATGTTTCAAACGCTTTCCGATCGCCTCGGGGCGATCTTCCAACGCCTTCGTTCACGCGGCAAGCTCACGCAAGCCGACGTCGCCGACGTCTTGCGCGAGGTGCGCATCGCGCTGCTCGAAGCGGACGTCAACCTCAAGGTCGTCAAGGACTTCATCGCGAGCATCCGCGAGCGCGCGGTCGGCGCCGAGGTCCTCGAGTCGCTGACGCCGGCTCAGTCCGTCATCAAGATCGTGCGCGACGGGCTCGTCGAGCTCATGGGCGGCGAGACCGCGACGGTGCGCTTCGCACCATCCGGACCGACGCCGATGATGCTCGTCGGTCTGCAAGGCAGCGGCAAGACGACTCACGCGGCGAAGCTGGCGCTGCTTTTCAAGGAACAAGGGCGGCGGCCGCTGCTCGTCGCGTGCGACATCTACAGGCCGGCGGCGATCCATCAACTACAAGTGCTCGGCGAGCAGATCGGCGTGCCGGTCTTCTCGCAGCCGGGCAAGCCGCCGCATATCGCCGCGGCGGCGGTGGACGAGGCGCGCAAGACCGGCTACGGGGCCGTCATCATCGACACCGCCGGCCGTCTCCAGATCGACGAGCCGCTCATGGACGAGCTCTGCGCGATCGCGGCCGACGTGAAACCGCTCGAGACGCTGCTCGTCGTCGACGCGATGACGGGCCAGGAAGCGGTCAACGTCGCGAAGGCGTTCGACGAGCGCATCGCGCTGACGGGAACGATACTGACGAAGCTGGACGGCGACAGCAGAGGCGGGGCCGCGCTCTCGATCCGTGCCGTGACGGGAAAGCCCGTGAAGTTCGCGGGCATCGGCGAGAAGGTGACGGCCATCGAGCCGTTCCATCCGGACCGGCTGGCGTCGCGCATCCTCGGCATGGGCGACATGCTGACGCTCATCGAGCGCACGCAGAGCGTCTTCAGCGAGGGCCAGGCGAAAGAGCTCGCCGGCAAGATCCGCCGTCACGATCTGACGCTGCAAGACTTCTTGGAGCAGCTGCGTCAAGTGCGGCGCATGGGTCCGCTCGGCGATCTGCTCAAAATGGTGCCGGGGATGGGCAAGCTCGCGGCCGGCGCGAAGATCGATGAGAGAGAAGCGACGCGGATCGAGGCGATCATCTGCTCGATGACGCCGCGCGAGCGGGCCGAGCCGCGCGTGCTCAATGCGAGCCGCCGAAAGCGGATCGCCGCCGGAAGCGGAACGCAAGTGCAAGACGTGAACCGTCTCATCAAGCAGTTCGAGCAATCGCGCAAACTCATGAAGCGGTTCGCGCACAAGATATAA
- the rimM gene encoding ribosome maturation factor RimM (Essential for efficient processing of 16S rRNA): protein MTSKADDARAVIGRVAGTFGLRGEVKVVTTDPSDFRPGLSVRASRNDRDLVIAAIRPHKERLLVLFEGVEDATAAETLNGAVLSARIGDLPDLPPNTYRDEDLIGMRVTDERLGELGAVTSIAHYPHADMLVVGDRSLLVPMLAAYSLVIDVASKTISTSLPPGFEDL, encoded by the coding sequence TTGACGTCGAAAGCGGATGACGCTCGCGCCGTCATCGGCCGCGTCGCCGGAACCTTCGGTCTTCGAGGTGAGGTGAAAGTCGTCACGACGGACCCGTCCGATTTCCGGCCGGGTCTGTCGGTCCGCGCATCCAGGAACGATCGTGATCTCGTCATCGCCGCGATCCGTCCGCACAAAGAGCGGCTGCTCGTGCTTTTCGAGGGCGTCGAGGACGCGACTGCGGCCGAGACGCTGAATGGAGCGGTCCTGTCGGCGCGCATCGGCGACCTTCCCGACTTGCCGCCGAACACGTATCGCGACGAAGACCTCATCGGGATGCGCGTGACGGACGAGCGCCTCGGCGAGCTCGGTGCGGTGACTTCGATCGCGCACTACCCGCACGCGGACATGCTCGTCGTAGGCGACCGCTCGCTCCTCGTCCCTATGCTGGCGGCGTACAGCCTCGTCATCGATGTCGCTTCAAAGACGATCTCGACGTCATTGCCGCCCGGCTTCGAGGACCTGTAA
- a CDS encoding ACP S-malonyltransferase, which produces MPTLGIVFPGQGSQATGMGVEVARSFQASRETFERASAVLGWDVLRTCETGTDEELRETRVSQPAIFTANVAIYRAVETLGLTPLVSAGHSFGEYCSLTIAGSLSLEHAVALVNERAIAMGAAADVAPGAMAAFIGFEQTKVEEICDQARTQSGARVDVANLNAPVQIVVSGDVAGVTVACDIARAAGAKRVVMLNVSGAWHSPLMATAVPAFARHVEAAPIDVPSFAVISNVEVETYSSVAQIRRCLIASLSARVRWHEAAVALAAMRPDIIVECGATRVLAPMMARLDGVESSRVFHVADPASLAKLSAAADGFAA; this is translated from the coding sequence TTGCCAACCCTCGGCATCGTCTTCCCCGGACAGGGGTCGCAAGCGACCGGGATGGGCGTCGAAGTCGCGCGCTCGTTTCAGGCTTCGCGTGAGACTTTCGAACGCGCCTCCGCGGTTTTGGGTTGGGACGTGCTGCGTACGTGCGAGACGGGCACGGATGAAGAGCTTCGCGAGACGCGAGTCAGCCAGCCGGCGATCTTCACGGCGAACGTCGCCATCTACCGCGCGGTCGAAACGCTCGGTTTGACGCCGCTCGTGTCGGCGGGGCATTCCTTCGGCGAATATTGCTCGCTCACGATCGCGGGCTCCCTGTCGCTCGAGCATGCGGTCGCACTCGTGAACGAGCGGGCTATCGCGATGGGTGCCGCGGCAGACGTCGCGCCTGGCGCGATGGCCGCGTTCATCGGTTTCGAGCAGACCAAGGTCGAGGAGATCTGCGATCAAGCACGCACCCAAAGCGGCGCGCGCGTCGACGTCGCCAATCTCAACGCACCCGTGCAGATCGTCGTCTCCGGCGACGTCGCGGGCGTAACCGTCGCGTGCGATATCGCGCGCGCCGCGGGAGCCAAGCGCGTCGTCATGCTCAACGTCTCCGGCGCGTGGCACAGCCCGCTCATGGCGACCGCCGTGCCGGCGTTCGCGCGGCACGTCGAGGCGGCGCCGATCGACGTGCCGTCGTTCGCCGTCATCAGCAACGTCGAGGTCGAGACCTACTCGAGCGTCGCCCAGATCCGGCGCTGTCTCATCGCGAGCTTGAGCGCGCGCGTCCGCTGGCACGAAGCCGCAGTCGCCCTTGCCGCGATGCGGCCCGACATCATCGTCGAGTGCGGCGCGACGCGCGTGCTCGCGCCGATGATGGCGCGTCTGGACGGCGTCGAAAGCAGTCGCGTTTTCCACGTCGCCGACCCGGCGAGCCTCGCGAAGCTCTCGGCCGCAGCGGACGGTTTCGCCGCGTGA
- a CDS encoding acyl carrier protein: MSVFDKVKKCIVEQLGVDEDEVTLDASITDDLGADSLDQVELVMALETEFNLDIPDEEAEKIKTVGDAVRYIEEVTEKA; encoded by the coding sequence ATGTCAGTGTTCGACAAAGTGAAGAAGTGCATCGTTGAGCAGCTCGGCGTGGACGAGGATGAAGTGACGCTCGACGCCTCCATCACCGACGATCTCGGCGCCGACTCGCTCGACCAGGTCGAGCTCGTCATGGCGTTGGAGACCGAGTTCAATCTAGACATCCCCGACGAAGAGGCCGAAAAGATCAAGACCGTCGGCGATGCCGTCCGCTACATCGAAGAGGTGACCGAAAAAGCTTAG
- a CDS encoding KH domain-containing protein: MPERPTDFIDFDDEEPQPAPRAEAIDFDDDEDVPPQREPQPIDDEEDPGNLRDGIGRAAAVLKYIVEQIVDEPDEIQIGASTDDRGPVLLLRVAEDDRGKVIGRQGRIVQAIRTIVKAASVGSGEKVNVEILD; the protein is encoded by the coding sequence ATGCCCGAACGCCCCACCGATTTCATCGATTTTGACGACGAAGAGCCGCAGCCCGCGCCGCGGGCCGAGGCGATCGACTTCGACGACGACGAAGATGTGCCGCCGCAGCGCGAACCGCAGCCTATCGACGACGAAGAGGACCCAGGCAACCTCCGCGACGGCATCGGCCGCGCGGCCGCAGTGCTGAAGTATATCGTCGAGCAGATCGTGGACGAGCCCGACGAGATCCAGATCGGCGCGAGCACTGACGACCGCGGACCCGTGCTGCTTCTTCGCGTCGCCGAAGACGACCGCGGCAAGGTCATCGGCCGACAGGGCCGCATCGTGCAGGCGATCCGCACGATCGTGAAGGCCGCGTCGGTCGGTTCCGGCGAGAAAGTCAACGTCGAAATCCTCGATTGA
- a CDS encoding 3-oxoacyl-ACP reductase family protein, which translates to MAALSLEGKGALVTGAGTGIGRAIALSYARAGATLVLNGRRPEPLDAVRREIEAEGGKAHVLTADVSDQAQAQKLVDDTKAALGRIDVLVNNAGKTYDALILRMRWDALDEAIAINLKSVFYLGSAAGKVMLAQKGGAIINISSVVAIMGNAGQSAYVAAKAGVIGLTKSLAQEFGSRSIRVNAIAPGFVETDMTRSLTDAVKERYLAKVPLGRFGSPDEVAGVALFLAGDGASYVTGQVIAVDGGLHM; encoded by the coding sequence ATGGCCGCGCTGTCGCTCGAAGGAAAGGGAGCGCTCGTCACCGGCGCCGGCACCGGCATCGGCCGGGCGATCGCGCTTTCGTACGCGCGCGCCGGCGCCACGCTCGTGCTCAACGGCCGCCGGCCCGAGCCGCTCGATGCCGTGCGTCGCGAGATCGAAGCGGAGGGCGGAAAAGCGCACGTCTTGACGGCCGACGTCTCGGATCAGGCGCAGGCGCAGAAGCTCGTCGACGACACGAAGGCCGCGCTCGGCCGGATCGACGTGCTCGTCAACAATGCCGGCAAGACGTACGACGCGCTCATCTTGAGAATGCGTTGGGACGCGCTCGACGAGGCGATCGCGATCAACCTCAAGAGCGTGTTCTACCTCGGATCGGCGGCGGGGAAGGTGATGCTCGCTCAAAAGGGCGGGGCGATCATCAATATATCCTCGGTCGTCGCGATCATGGGCAATGCCGGACAGAGCGCGTACGTCGCCGCCAAAGCGGGCGTCATCGGCTTGACGAAGTCGCTCGCGCAGGAGTTTGGCTCGAGAAGCATCCGCGTCAACGCGATCGCGCCGGGTTTCGTCGAGACCGATATGACCCGCTCCTTGACCGACGCCGTGAAGGAGCGATATCTCGCGAAAGTGCCTCTCGGGCGCTTCGGGTCACCGGATGAGGTCGCGGGCGTGGCGCTGTTCCTCGCCGGCGACGGCGCGAGCTACGTCACGGGTCAAGTCATCGCCGTCGACGGCGGCCTTCATATGTAG
- the rpsP gene encoding 30S ribosomal protein S16, which yields MVKIRLRRTGARKQPTYRFVVADARAPRDGRFFEIVGHYNPRRDPVEIVLDEEKVKKWLSDGAQPSDTVARLLAAKGLIDPSKVKARKPRAKRAKKS from the coding sequence TTGGTCAAGATCCGTTTGCGCCGGACGGGCGCGAGAAAACAGCCGACATACCGGTTCGTCGTCGCCGACGCGCGAGCGCCGCGCGATGGGCGCTTCTTCGAGATCGTCGGTCACTACAATCCGCGACGCGATCCGGTCGAGATCGTCCTGGACGAAGAGAAGGTGAAGAAGTGGCTGAGCGACGGCGCACAGCCGTCCGATACCGTCGCGAGGCTGCTCGCGGCGAAAGGGCTCATCGATCCTTCGAAGGTGAAGGCGCGTAAGCCGCGAGCGAAGCGCGCGAAGAAGTCGTAA